A window from Kovacikia minuta CCNUW1 encodes these proteins:
- a CDS encoding Uma2 family endonuclease produces MSITAPSYSTEELAERGWRVETIVQPDGTAIDTRVPLTPEEFLHPKESYHLPNSTFHDDVAGAAKDMLTRRYADEPTTAVYRDLIFRWGIPGLGDHCPDTCVVFGVRNKEQVRTEFVVLEEGVRPSLVIEVVSPYYRKQDREIKVKEYAQAGVQEYVIFDRRKQRGQMIEEVLGYRLVEGQYLPITPDEEGRILSETVGLLIGLQDSQVVMLDSQTGERLLTSLELEQRASQAEARASQAEARASQAEERAARLAEMLRSQGIDPDQIG; encoded by the coding sequence ATGTCAATCACTGCTCCCAGTTATTCCACCGAAGAGCTAGCCGAACGGGGTTGGCGGGTAGAAACCATTGTGCAGCCAGATGGTACTGCGATCGACACCCGGGTTCCGCTTACCCCAGAAGAATTTTTGCACCCCAAAGAGAGCTACCACTTGCCGAATAGCACTTTTCACGATGATGTTGCGGGTGCGGCAAAAGATATGCTCACCCGTCGCTATGCCGATGAGCCGACGACTGCCGTTTACCGGGATTTAATCTTTCGTTGGGGAATTCCTGGTTTGGGCGATCACTGCCCGGATACCTGTGTGGTGTTTGGCGTTCGCAATAAGGAGCAGGTACGTACAGAATTTGTCGTACTGGAAGAAGGGGTGCGTCCATCGCTGGTGATTGAGGTGGTTTCGCCCTATTACCGCAAGCAAGACCGTGAAATCAAAGTGAAGGAGTATGCTCAGGCGGGAGTGCAAGAATATGTTATTTTCGATCGCCGCAAACAGCGGGGTCAAATGATTGAAGAAGTTCTGGGGTATCGACTGGTGGAAGGACAATACTTGCCGATAACCCCAGATGAGGAAGGACGAATTTTGAGTGAAACCGTGGGATTGTTAATTGGTTTGCAGGACAGCCAGGTGGTGATGCTTGATTCCCAGACGGGTGAGCGTTTATTGACCTCTCTGGAACTGGAACAGCGGGCATCTCAAGCAGAAGCACGAGCATCTCAAGCAGAAGCACGAGCATCTCAAGCAGAAGAACGGGCGGCAAGACTGGCAGAGATGTTGCGATCGCAGGGAATTGACCCAGATCAGATTGGGTAA
- a CDS encoding Uma2 family endonuclease — MTILTTLNLDTVQLTDDQFYQLCQSNRDLKFERTAEGTLIVMAPIGGEGGNQEAGLITDVGIWNRQAGEPGLVFSSSTGFKLPNGAERSPDVAWVQRDRWVALTPEQRRKFPPLAPDFVLELRSTTDALEPLQAKMREYIETGVRLGWLINPQDRQVEVYRPGQPPEVLALPVELSGETVLPDFVLRLA, encoded by the coding sequence ATGACGATCTTGACTACCCTCAATCTTGATACGGTGCAATTGACGGATGACCAGTTTTACCAACTCTGTCAGAGCAATCGTGATTTGAAATTCGAGCGCACAGCTGAGGGCACATTGATCGTCATGGCACCTATAGGAGGAGAAGGTGGCAACCAGGAAGCGGGTTTGATTACGGATGTTGGCATCTGGAATCGACAGGCAGGCGAACCAGGACTGGTGTTCAGTTCCTCTACCGGCTTCAAACTGCCGAACGGTGCAGAGCGTTCTCCTGATGTGGCATGGGTTCAACGCGATCGCTGGGTAGCCCTGACGCCAGAGCAACGCCGGAAATTCCCCCCGCTTGCCCCAGATTTTGTGCTTGAACTGCGCTCCACCACAGATGCCCTGGAGCCGCTTCAGGCGAAAATGCGGGAGTACATTGAAACCGGGGTACGCCTGGGCTGGTTAATCAATCCTCAGGATCGGCAGGTGGAGGTTTATCGCCCTGGTCAACCACCTGAAGTCCTGGCTTTGCCCGTCGAGCTATCTGGGGAAACGGTATTGCCCGACTTTGTTTTGCGTTTGGCGTAA
- a CDS encoding heme o synthase: MQETTLIGISRHHENFLQVVQSYFQLTKPRIILLLLITTAGGMWIAADGQVNPLLLLVTLISGACAAGAANTINCLYDRDIDYIMERTRHRPLPSGRVQPRDALLFAIALALLSFTLLVVFANLLSACLAMSGIGVYVLVYTHWLKRHSTQNIVIGGAAGAIPPLVGWAAVTGDLSWAAWVLFAIIFLWTPPHFWALAVLIREDYAKVGVPMLPVVEGNESTARQIFYYTLALIPVTLLLVYPLHVMGAVYGAIALLLGGVFVQKAWQLRNTPSDLQVARSVFKYSILYLMLLCAGMGLDSLPVTHQITNLVAENWQTWMSLFG, from the coding sequence ATGCAAGAAACAACCTTAATCGGTATTTCCCGCCATCACGAAAACTTCCTTCAGGTGGTTCAAAGCTACTTTCAACTCACCAAGCCCCGGATTATTCTGCTGCTGCTGATCACAACAGCAGGTGGGATGTGGATTGCAGCAGATGGTCAGGTTAATCCCCTGTTGCTGCTTGTGACGCTGATAAGTGGAGCCTGTGCAGCAGGTGCAGCAAATACAATTAACTGCCTCTACGATCGCGATATTGACTACATCATGGAGCGGACTCGTCACCGTCCCCTACCATCGGGGCGGGTACAACCACGGGATGCCCTGCTGTTTGCGATCGCCCTTGCCCTGCTTTCTTTTACGTTATTGGTGGTGTTTGCCAATCTGTTGAGTGCTTGCCTTGCCATGTCTGGCATTGGAGTTTACGTTCTGGTTTACACCCACTGGCTAAAACGCCATAGCACTCAAAACATCGTCATTGGTGGTGCCGCCGGGGCGATTCCTCCCCTGGTGGGTTGGGCAGCCGTAACGGGTGATCTCAGTTGGGCAGCCTGGGTTCTGTTTGCCATTATCTTTCTGTGGACTCCTCCCCATTTTTGGGCATTAGCAGTCCTGATTCGGGAGGATTATGCAAAGGTTGGAGTTCCCATGCTGCCTGTTGTAGAGGGAAATGAGTCAACGGCTCGCCAAATTTTTTATTACACCCTGGCACTTATCCCTGTAACGTTGCTCCTGGTCTACCCGCTGCATGTTATGGGAGCCGTTTACGGTGCAATTGCCCTGCTGTTGGGTGGGGTTTTCGTCCAGAAGGCATGGCAGTTGAGGAATACTCCATCGGACCTGCAAGTGGCCCGATCGGTGTTCAAATATTCCATTCTCTATCTGATGCTGCTTTGTGCCGGAATGGGTCTGGATAGCTTACCCGTTACCCATCAGATCACCAATCTGGTGGCAGAAAACTGGCAAACCTGGATGAGCCTATTTGGCTAA
- a CDS encoding COX15/CtaA family protein, producing MTDTTFHPSAAESSRPQEWISRLVFGMAAATLFLMALGSATRVMNAGLACPDWPLCYGELIPRQQMNLQVFLEWFHRLIASSMGLFAIALVSLSWWYRRVVPGWLPGASAFALGLVIFQGVLGGLTVTEMLRFDIVTAHLATGLLFFVTLLTIGMALLPYQGTGSVGRLSWVGLVAAFLVYLQSILGALVSSQWALHQCLSTSNLCLVMNSHIAGVVPATLATLLLVVMAWRTPALHPILRRLANAAGGLVLLQILLGVATFKLRLQVEPLTVAHQAIGATLLGTLVAFTVLALREQKAERG from the coding sequence ATGACTGATACTACGTTTCATCCATCTGCCGCTGAGTCGTCCCGTCCCCAAGAGTGGATTAGTCGGCTTGTGTTTGGGATGGCAGCCGCGACCCTCTTCCTAATGGCACTTGGCAGTGCTACCCGAGTAATGAATGCAGGGCTTGCCTGTCCTGACTGGCCCCTCTGCTATGGGGAATTAATCCCACGGCAGCAAATGAATCTTCAGGTTTTCCTGGAATGGTTTCACCGCCTGATTGCGTCTTCGATGGGGCTATTTGCGATCGCCCTCGTTTCCCTTTCCTGGTGGTACCGCCGTGTTGTTCCAGGGTGGTTGCCTGGGGCATCTGCCTTTGCCCTGGGGTTGGTTATCTTTCAGGGCGTTCTGGGCGGCTTAACTGTAACAGAAATGTTACGGTTTGATATTGTCACGGCCCATCTGGCAACAGGGCTGTTGTTTTTTGTCACGCTCCTGACGATCGGGATGGCACTGCTCCCCTACCAGGGCACAGGTAGCGTTGGCAGGCTTTCCTGGGTTGGGCTGGTGGCGGCATTTCTGGTTTATCTGCAAAGCATTCTCGGTGCCCTTGTCTCCTCCCAGTGGGCGCTCCATCAATGCCTCAGCACCTCTAACCTTTGCCTGGTCATGAATAGCCACATTGCGGGCGTTGTCCCGGCAACCCTGGCAACTCTGCTCCTGGTTGTTATGGCGTGGCGTACTCCCGCCCTTCACCCGATACTACGTAGGCTGGCGAATGCAGCAGGTGGATTAGTCCTGTTGCAAATCCTGCTGGGGGTTGCCACATTCAAACTTCGGCTTCAGGTTGAACCCCTAACCGTTGCCCACCAGGCGATCGGCGCAACATTGCTGGGAACCCTGGTTGCTTTTACGGTACTGGCACTGCGGGAGCAAAAGGCAGAAAGGGGTTAG
- a CDS encoding cytochrome c oxidase subunit II: MNIPSSIVTMLAGILLTLVSIWVGQNHGLLPAEASKEAPLIDGLFNTMMTISTGLFLLVVGVLIYSAFKFRQRPGDEADGPPVHGNIPLEILWTGIPAIIVLGLSIYSFEVYNAIGGLDPMGHSPIAHSKAAHQMAKMPGAAIAATLDTPPDSITEGQTRNQDIQDQAVQDPATASVRKDLPQKKDAPTLGTTSPRIGPTPENQGMPPEFVVNATGLQYAWIFTYPDTGIVSGELHLPVGREVLLNISANDVLHAFWVPEYRLKQDAVPGRQTELRFTPSLVGEYPVICAELCGPYHGAMKTKVIAQTEADFNAWVAEQKVASAEGLGAAIATNPSDRSTDEFLAPYTHEMGIHADLLKQLHPSSEGSHSSAS, from the coding sequence GTGAATATTCCAAGCTCTATCGTCACGATGCTAGCTGGTATCCTCCTGACCCTGGTCAGTATTTGGGTCGGGCAAAATCATGGCTTGTTACCAGCCGAAGCCTCTAAAGAAGCCCCCCTAATTGATGGGCTGTTCAATACCATGATGACCATCAGTACCGGGCTATTTCTGCTGGTGGTTGGTGTTTTAATCTATTCGGCGTTTAAGTTTCGTCAGCGTCCGGGTGACGAAGCGGATGGTCCTCCCGTTCATGGCAATATCCCGCTGGAAATTCTCTGGACTGGGATTCCTGCAATTATTGTTTTAGGTTTGTCTATCTACAGTTTTGAGGTTTACAACGCGATCGGGGGTTTAGATCCGATGGGTCATTCGCCGATCGCCCATTCCAAGGCCGCCCATCAGATGGCAAAAATGCCCGGTGCGGCGATCGCTGCCACCCTGGATACTCCGCCTGATTCAATTACTGAAGGACAAACACGGAATCAAGACATTCAAGACCAAGCCGTTCAAGATCCGGCGACTGCTTCTGTGCGGAAGGACTTGCCCCAAAAGAAAGATGCTCCAACGCTGGGAACAACTTCACCGCGTATTGGTCCGACCCCTGAAAATCAAGGGATGCCGCCAGAATTTGTGGTTAATGCCACCGGATTGCAATACGCCTGGATCTTTACCTATCCCGATACGGGGATTGTTTCCGGTGAATTGCACTTGCCCGTTGGTCGGGAAGTTTTACTGAATATTTCTGCTAACGACGTGTTACACGCCTTTTGGGTGCCGGAGTATCGCCTCAAGCAGGATGCCGTTCCGGGCAGGCAAACCGAGCTTCGCTTTACTCCCAGTTTAGTGGGTGAGTACCCCGTCATTTGTGCTGAGCTTTGCGGTCCCTACCACGGGGCAATGAAGACGAAGGTCATCGCTCAGACGGAGGCTGACTTTAATGCCTGGGTGGCGGAACAAAAAGTTGCCAGTGCTGAGGGATTGGGGGCTGCGATCGCGACCAACCCCAGCGATCGGTCTACGGACGAATTTCTTGCTCCCTACACCCATGAAATGGGAATTCACGCCGATCTGCTGAAGCAGCTCCATCCCAGTTCTGAAGGTTCCCATTCTTCTGCCAGTTAA
- the ctaD gene encoding cytochrome c oxidase subunit I has translation MTQAQLQETANIAAHGPDVGGGDWRKYFSFSTDHKVIGIQYLVTTFIFYLIGGVLATAVRTELATPEVDFVSRELYNSLFTVHATVMIFLWIVPAGTGGFGNYLVPLLIGARDMAFPKLNALAFWIIPPAGIMLMLSFFVGAPGSGWTSYPPLSLVNGKAGEAIWILSVLLLGTSSILAAVNFLVTIWKMRVPGMGWNQMPLFVWAMLATSALALIATPVLAGALILLSFDLIIGTSFFNPTGGGDPIVYQHLFWFYSHPAVYIMILPVFGMISEILPVHARKPIFGYKAIAYSSLAISFLGLIVWAHHMFTSGTPPWLRMFFMITTMVIAVPTGIKVFSWLATIWGGKLRLNSAMLFAMGFISMFVIGGISGVMVAAVPFDIHVHDTYFVVAHLHYVLFGGSVFGLYAGFYQWIPKMTGRMLNEPLGKIHFVMTLIGFNMAFLPMHKLGLEGMNRRIAEYDPKFATLNLVCSIGAYILAISTFPFIINVCWSLFRGPKAGNNPWGGLTLEWMTSSPPPVENFEADPVLATGPYDYGMGDRSTQVDVPFSEPSDPDLSAGPSSSLRAKADPAVAAHPDDREGESANRE, from the coding sequence ATGACTCAAGCACAGCTTCAAGAGACTGCTAACATCGCTGCTCACGGTCCTGATGTGGGTGGTGGTGATTGGCGCAAATATTTCAGCTTCAGCACCGACCATAAGGTAATTGGCATCCAATACCTGGTTACGACCTTCATTTTTTACTTAATTGGAGGTGTACTAGCGACCGCTGTTCGGACGGAGTTAGCTACGCCTGAGGTGGATTTTGTCAGTCGTGAGCTATACAACAGTCTGTTTACCGTTCACGCCACAGTGATGATCTTCCTGTGGATTGTTCCGGCTGGCACAGGGGGATTTGGCAACTACCTGGTTCCCCTCCTGATTGGGGCACGGGATATGGCGTTTCCTAAATTGAACGCCCTCGCCTTTTGGATCATTCCCCCCGCTGGGATCATGCTGATGCTCAGCTTTTTTGTCGGCGCTCCGGGTTCGGGGTGGACTTCTTACCCGCCTTTAAGCCTGGTCAATGGCAAAGCTGGAGAGGCAATCTGGATTCTTAGCGTCCTATTGCTGGGAACGTCCTCAATTCTGGCAGCCGTAAACTTCCTGGTCACGATCTGGAAAATGCGGGTACCCGGAATGGGCTGGAACCAGATGCCCCTCTTTGTTTGGGCAATGCTGGCAACTTCGGCATTAGCGCTAATTGCAACACCAGTTCTGGCGGGTGCCCTGATTCTGTTGTCCTTTGATCTGATTATTGGCACCTCGTTCTTTAATCCGACCGGAGGGGGAGATCCGATTGTTTACCAGCATTTATTCTGGTTCTACTCCCATCCGGCGGTTTACATCATGATCCTGCCGGTGTTTGGCATGATTTCTGAGATCCTGCCCGTTCATGCCCGGAAGCCGATTTTTGGATACAAGGCGATCGCCTATTCCAGTCTGGCAATTAGCTTTCTGGGGCTGATCGTTTGGGCGCACCACATGTTTACCAGTGGCACCCCTCCCTGGCTCCGGATGTTTTTTATGATCACCACAATGGTGATTGCGGTGCCCACCGGAATTAAGGTATTTAGCTGGTTGGCAACCATCTGGGGCGGCAAGCTCAGGCTAAACAGCGCCATGCTGTTTGCGATGGGCTTTATCTCCATGTTTGTGATTGGCGGCATCAGCGGTGTCATGGTGGCAGCAGTGCCGTTTGATATCCACGTCCATGACACCTATTTTGTGGTTGCCCACCTGCACTACGTTCTCTTTGGTGGCAGTGTGTTTGGGCTGTATGCCGGATTCTACCAATGGATTCCGAAGATGACCGGGCGGATGCTAAATGAACCCCTGGGCAAAATCCACTTTGTGATGACCCTGATTGGGTTCAACATGGCGTTTTTACCCATGCACAAACTGGGGCTGGAAGGCATGAACCGACGGATTGCGGAGTATGATCCAAAATTTGCCACCCTGAACCTGGTTTGCTCGATCGGAGCCTATATTCTGGCAATCTCAACCTTTCCCTTTATCATCAATGTTTGCTGGAGCCTATTTCGAGGTCCCAAAGCTGGCAATAATCCCTGGGGTGGGTTGACCCTGGAGTGGATGACCAGTTCACCCCCGCCGGTCGAAAACTTTGAGGCTGACCCTGTGCTGGCAACCGGACCCTATGACTATGGCATGGGCGATCGCAGTACCCAGGTCGATGTGCCCTTTTCCGAACCATCCGATCCAGACCTTTCTGCCGGACCCAGTTCCTCCCTCCGGGCAAAAGCCGATCCCGCCGTTGCCGCCCACCCAGACGATCGGGAAGGCGAAAGTGCAAATCGAGAATAG
- a CDS encoding cytochrome c oxidase subunit 3: MTGSTLDPTKTELNYHHADEVAAPHGGEHHDFRIQGIIVFLIAEGMIFLGLFMAYLTFRAVAPTWPPEGTPERELLLPGINTIILISSSFVIHNADTAIKKNDVKGLQKWFVITAVMGLVFLVGQIYEYFHLEFGLTTNLFASTFYVLTGFHGLHVCFGLLLILAVLWRSLKKDHYNSQHHFGVEAAEIYWHFVDVVWIVLFLLLYIL; encoded by the coding sequence ATGACAGGTTCAACTCTTGATCCCACAAAAACAGAGCTTAATTACCACCACGCGGATGAGGTGGCAGCACCCCACGGTGGAGAACATCATGATTTTCGGATTCAGGGCATTATTGTGTTCCTGATTGCAGAGGGCATGATTTTCCTGGGGCTGTTTATGGCATACCTCACCTTTCGGGCAGTGGCTCCTACCTGGCCCCCGGAAGGCACCCCAGAACGGGAACTGTTGCTGCCTGGAATCAACACTATTATTCTGATTTCCAGTAGCTTTGTAATTCACAATGCGGATACGGCAATCAAGAAAAATGATGTTAAAGGGCTGCAAAAATGGTTTGTGATTACAGCCGTAATGGGTTTGGTCTTTCTAGTGGGGCAGATTTATGAATATTTCCATCTAGAGTTTGGACTAACCACCAATCTGTTTGCTAGCACCTTTTACGTGCTGACGGGCTTTCACGGTTTGCACGTGTGCTTCGGTCTGTTGCTGATTCTGGCGGTGTTGTGGCGATCGCTGAAAAAAGACCATTACAACAGCCAGCATCACTTTGGCGTTGAAGCCGCCGAAATTTACTGGCACTTCGTTGATGTTGTCTGGATCGTGCTGTTCTTGCTGCTTTATATTCTGTAA
- a CDS encoding integron integrase produces MESRPKKLLDQVRDTIRLKHYSYRTEQSYVAWIRRYILFHNKRHPKEMGHAEIEAFLTSLAVDGQVSASTQNQALSALLFLYRYVLQQELEGPLDAVRAKRSRYLPTVLSKDEVQMVLQQVSGVPGLVLKVLYGSGLRLTEGLHLRIKDVDFAQHQIVVRDAKGHESRVTMLPISLIEPLQVHLQQVRQLHERDLNQGYGSVYLPFALERKYPNADRAWIWQFVFPSFSRSRDPRGEVVRRHHLHESGVQRSLKSAVQAARIAKRVGCHTLRHSFATHLS; encoded by the coding sequence ATGGAAAGCCGCCCCAAAAAACTGCTTGACCAAGTGCGAGACACCATCCGGCTGAAACATTACTCCTACCGTACTGAGCAGAGCTACGTTGCGTGGATTCGTCGGTATATTCTGTTTCACAACAAGCGTCATCCTAAAGAGATGGGTCATGCGGAAATTGAGGCGTTTCTCACTTCTCTCGCTGTAGATGGACAGGTTTCTGCTTCTACCCAAAATCAAGCATTGAGTGCATTGTTATTTCTATACCGCTATGTGTTGCAGCAGGAATTGGAGGGCCCATTAGATGCGGTACGGGCAAAACGTTCACGCTACTTACCGACAGTACTGAGTAAAGACGAAGTGCAGATGGTTTTGCAACAAGTATCAGGGGTGCCTGGGTTAGTGCTGAAGGTGTTATATGGCAGTGGACTACGGCTAACTGAAGGATTACACCTGCGCATCAAAGATGTAGATTTTGCCCAGCATCAAATTGTGGTGCGTGACGCGAAGGGACATGAAAGTCGCGTAACGATGCTTCCTATCAGCCTGATTGAACCACTACAAGTGCATCTTCAACAGGTTAGACAACTGCATGAGCGGGATTTGAACCAGGGGTATGGATCGGTGTATTTGCCTTTTGCGTTAGAGCGCAAGTATCCCAATGCAGATCGTGCCTGGATTTGGCAGTTCGTGTTTCCTTCGTTTAGTCGATCGCGTGATCCGCGTGGTGAAGTTGTGCGTCGGCATCATTTGCATGAGAGTGGTGTGCAGCGATCGTTAAAGTCAGCCGTTCAAGCCGCACGCATTGCGAAACGAGTGGGTTGTCATACTTTGCGCCATAGCTTTGCTACCCATTTGAGTTGA